In one window of Episyrphus balteatus chromosome 3, idEpiBalt1.1, whole genome shotgun sequence DNA:
- the LOC129915523 gene encoding S1 RNA-binding domain-containing protein 1-like isoform X1 gives MGCCESIESDREEYYPRQIISQERIIQPSRHIFQPSQQLLQPQSTRQIQTQQPTRPSRRNRRKSPPKRNKSRGKTPNRRDAPQTPKREQPLAKVTQEWNVHERLAEEEHIDTLSARNIVTLFEGENTIPFICRYRQDMIKSNITPNKLRAIKTSYTKIIDLRKRAEAIIRELEKVIEVDDEIRTQILGAKTFKDVEYLNSVYRPSQINTRSLGIDTYAYRLLLGQNPEVQTIEIVNNRNPDLDTIAKVKIGLSLIVSELFSKHRGILDELRQLQKVHNIVLKCNEAKLDNPEARKETDCLKQSKFETYFKFEHDIRNVRPHQILAINRGEKMQFLEVHVILPDSFKNAIRSYIYAQFMISGIKYPLRNEIFDMAFEKCYNEKLVQFVSKQVRADLTEIGKNDAMECFAKNLKQLLLKPPLKGERILGIDPGFTNGCKLAVISETSDVLDVGVLYPHNEKNPDVQDQWGIKLSNLLAKHGCKTIALGDGAGCRETELWLIQLFDKGILDRKNIWYDIVSEQGTSVYSCSDIAKTEFPKLDAKLISAVSIARRLIDPLSEYVKVEPRHLGVGMYQMDMNEKLLSKSLNEVVSECVSFVGVDINTASLSVLKYIAGLNHQKAENIINYRQNNGPFRTRKELLRVKTIGKPTFIQCAGFIRIEPKSVGGKLENVLDCTWVHPESYTVAISLIRQCNLEPNDIGNPGFISEIKSFVHSNRIDVLAQQFDIPAERLQIVLNALQRQLLQDYRPDFERKMFIKDITKLDDLFIGQIVTGEVRNIVSYGAFVNIGLGNDALIHRTKMNGMKLNLGDRVSASVIDLDIAKKRVSLRLDEVI, from the exons TTCAACCATCACGACATATATTTCAGCCATCACAACAATTATTACAACCACAAAGCACAAGACAAATAC AAACTCAACAACCAACTAGACCAAGTCGAAGAAATAGGCGTA aatcacCGCCCAAACGTAATAAAAGTCGAGGGAAAACACCAAACAGAAGag atGCACCACAAACCCCAAAACGAGAAC AACCTTTAGCAAAAGTCACACAAGAATGGAACGTCCACGAGCGACTTGCCGAAGAAGAACACATTGACACCTTATCCGCTAGGAATATAGTCACGCTTTTTGAAGGTGAAAATACAATTCCATTCATTTGTCGCTATCGTCAGGATATGATCAAAAGCAATATAACTCCTAATAAGTTGCGTGCCATTAAAACttcttatacaaaaattatcGACTTGAGAAAGAGAGCTGAAGCTATTATCAGGGAATTAGAGAAAGTCATAGAAGTCGATGATGAAATTCGAACTCAGATATTGGGAGCTAAAACCTTTAAGGATGTGGAATATTTG AACTCCGTTTATAGACCATCTCAAATAAATACAAGGTCTTTAGGCATTGATACTTATGCTTATCGCCTACTCTTAGGTCAGAATCCTGAAGTTcaaacaattgaaattgttAACAACAGAAATCCCGATCTCGACACAATAGCTAAGGTCAAAATCGGATTGAGTCTTATTGTTTCCGAACTTTTTAGCAAACATCGAGGTATTCTTGATGAATTGCGTCAATT GCAAAAAGTCCACAACATCGTCCTCAAATGTAATGAAGCCAAATTGGACAACCCAGAGGCACGAAAAGAAACCGATTGTTTAAAACAGTCGAAATTCGAAACTTATTTCAAATTCGAACATGATATTCGAAATGTAAGACCACATCAGATATTAGCCAttaatcgtggtgaaaaaatgCAGTTCCTTGAAGTCCATGTCATCTTGCCGGATAGCTTTAAAAATGCCATTAGGAGTTATATTTATGCACAATTTATGATAAGTGGAATTAAGTATCCACTGAGGAATGAAATTTTCGATATGGCTTTCGAAAAATGTTACAACGAAAAAC ttgttcAATTTGTTAGTAAACAAGTTCGAGCTGATTTAActgaaattggtaaaaatgatGCCATGGAATGTTTTGCAAAGAATTTGAAGCAATTACTTTTGAAGCCACCACTTAAAGGTGAACGTATTTTGGGTATTGATCCTGGTTTTACAAATGGCTGTAAGTTGGCAGTTATTTCAGAAACTTCAGATGTATTAGATGTTGGTGTGTTGTATCCacataatgaaaaaaatccagATGTTCAGGATCAATGGGGTATAAAGTTATCGAATCTTCTTGCTAAACATGG ctGCAAAACGATTGCCTTAGGTGATGGAGCCGGTTGCCGAGAAACCGAACTTTGGCTTATCCAACTTTTTGATAAAGGAATTTTGGACCGCAAAAACATTTGGTATGATATTGTCTCCGAACAAGGTACATCAGTTTATTCATGCAGTGATATTGCGAAGACAGAATTCCCAAAACTTGATGCAAAACTTATTAGTGCAG tttccaTCGCACGTCGATTGATTGATCCTTTAAGTGAATATGTAAAAGTTGAACCTCGCCATCTTGGTGTTGGTATGTATCAAATGGATATGAACGAAAAGCTATTGTCGAAATCTCTTAACGAAGTCGTATCGGAATGTGTAAGCTTTGTGGGCGTTGATATTAATACAGCAAGTTTAAGTGTGCTCAA ataCATCGCAGGTCTCAATCATCAAAAAGCCGAAAATATTATTAACTATCGACAAAATAATGGACCTTTCCGTACAAGAAAGGAGCTACTTCGAGTCAAGACGATCGGGAAACCTACATTTATACAATGCGCtgg atttattcgTATTGAACCCAAGAGTGTTGGTGGGAAACTAGAAAATGTACTCGATTGCACCTGGGTACATCCAGAAAGCTATACCGTCGCAATTag cttaATAAGACAATGTAACTTAGAACCAAACGATATTGGGAATCCTGGTTTTATCTCAGAAATAAAATCATTTGTGCATTCCAATCGAATCGACGTCCTTGCTCAACAATTCGATATACCTGCTGAGCGA TTGCAAATAGTTTTGAATGCCCTTCAAAGGCAGCTACTTCAAGACTACAGGCctgattttgaaagaaaaatgtttataaaggATATAACAAAACTTGATGATTTATTCATAGGACAAATTgttacag GTGAAGTAAGGAATATAGTATCTTATGGAGCATTTGTCAATATTGGACTTGGTAATGATGCGCTTATTCATAGAACTAAAATGAATGGTATGAAACTAAATTTAGGTGATAGAGTTTCTGCTTCAGTTATTGATCTCGATATTGCCAAAAAACGTGTATCGTTAAGGCTAGATGaagtgatttaa
- the LOC129915523 gene encoding S1 RNA-binding domain-containing protein 1-like isoform X2 — protein sequence MGCCESIESDREEYYPRQIISQERIKTQQPTRPSRRNRRKSPPKRNKSRGKTPNRRDAPQTPKREQPLAKVTQEWNVHERLAEEEHIDTLSARNIVTLFEGENTIPFICRYRQDMIKSNITPNKLRAIKTSYTKIIDLRKRAEAIIRELEKVIEVDDEIRTQILGAKTFKDVEYLNSVYRPSQINTRSLGIDTYAYRLLLGQNPEVQTIEIVNNRNPDLDTIAKVKIGLSLIVSELFSKHRGILDELRQLQKVHNIVLKCNEAKLDNPEARKETDCLKQSKFETYFKFEHDIRNVRPHQILAINRGEKMQFLEVHVILPDSFKNAIRSYIYAQFMISGIKYPLRNEIFDMAFEKCYNEKLVQFVSKQVRADLTEIGKNDAMECFAKNLKQLLLKPPLKGERILGIDPGFTNGCKLAVISETSDVLDVGVLYPHNEKNPDVQDQWGIKLSNLLAKHGCKTIALGDGAGCRETELWLIQLFDKGILDRKNIWYDIVSEQGTSVYSCSDIAKTEFPKLDAKLISAVSIARRLIDPLSEYVKVEPRHLGVGMYQMDMNEKLLSKSLNEVVSECVSFVGVDINTASLSVLKYIAGLNHQKAENIINYRQNNGPFRTRKELLRVKTIGKPTFIQCAGFIRIEPKSVGGKLENVLDCTWVHPESYTVAISLIRQCNLEPNDIGNPGFISEIKSFVHSNRIDVLAQQFDIPAERLQIVLNALQRQLLQDYRPDFERKMFIKDITKLDDLFIGQIVTGEVRNIVSYGAFVNIGLGNDALIHRTKMNGMKLNLGDRVSASVIDLDIAKKRVSLRLDEVI from the exons AAACTCAACAACCAACTAGACCAAGTCGAAGAAATAGGCGTA aatcacCGCCCAAACGTAATAAAAGTCGAGGGAAAACACCAAACAGAAGag atGCACCACAAACCCCAAAACGAGAAC AACCTTTAGCAAAAGTCACACAAGAATGGAACGTCCACGAGCGACTTGCCGAAGAAGAACACATTGACACCTTATCCGCTAGGAATATAGTCACGCTTTTTGAAGGTGAAAATACAATTCCATTCATTTGTCGCTATCGTCAGGATATGATCAAAAGCAATATAACTCCTAATAAGTTGCGTGCCATTAAAACttcttatacaaaaattatcGACTTGAGAAAGAGAGCTGAAGCTATTATCAGGGAATTAGAGAAAGTCATAGAAGTCGATGATGAAATTCGAACTCAGATATTGGGAGCTAAAACCTTTAAGGATGTGGAATATTTG AACTCCGTTTATAGACCATCTCAAATAAATACAAGGTCTTTAGGCATTGATACTTATGCTTATCGCCTACTCTTAGGTCAGAATCCTGAAGTTcaaacaattgaaattgttAACAACAGAAATCCCGATCTCGACACAATAGCTAAGGTCAAAATCGGATTGAGTCTTATTGTTTCCGAACTTTTTAGCAAACATCGAGGTATTCTTGATGAATTGCGTCAATT GCAAAAAGTCCACAACATCGTCCTCAAATGTAATGAAGCCAAATTGGACAACCCAGAGGCACGAAAAGAAACCGATTGTTTAAAACAGTCGAAATTCGAAACTTATTTCAAATTCGAACATGATATTCGAAATGTAAGACCACATCAGATATTAGCCAttaatcgtggtgaaaaaatgCAGTTCCTTGAAGTCCATGTCATCTTGCCGGATAGCTTTAAAAATGCCATTAGGAGTTATATTTATGCACAATTTATGATAAGTGGAATTAAGTATCCACTGAGGAATGAAATTTTCGATATGGCTTTCGAAAAATGTTACAACGAAAAAC ttgttcAATTTGTTAGTAAACAAGTTCGAGCTGATTTAActgaaattggtaaaaatgatGCCATGGAATGTTTTGCAAAGAATTTGAAGCAATTACTTTTGAAGCCACCACTTAAAGGTGAACGTATTTTGGGTATTGATCCTGGTTTTACAAATGGCTGTAAGTTGGCAGTTATTTCAGAAACTTCAGATGTATTAGATGTTGGTGTGTTGTATCCacataatgaaaaaaatccagATGTTCAGGATCAATGGGGTATAAAGTTATCGAATCTTCTTGCTAAACATGG ctGCAAAACGATTGCCTTAGGTGATGGAGCCGGTTGCCGAGAAACCGAACTTTGGCTTATCCAACTTTTTGATAAAGGAATTTTGGACCGCAAAAACATTTGGTATGATATTGTCTCCGAACAAGGTACATCAGTTTATTCATGCAGTGATATTGCGAAGACAGAATTCCCAAAACTTGATGCAAAACTTATTAGTGCAG tttccaTCGCACGTCGATTGATTGATCCTTTAAGTGAATATGTAAAAGTTGAACCTCGCCATCTTGGTGTTGGTATGTATCAAATGGATATGAACGAAAAGCTATTGTCGAAATCTCTTAACGAAGTCGTATCGGAATGTGTAAGCTTTGTGGGCGTTGATATTAATACAGCAAGTTTAAGTGTGCTCAA ataCATCGCAGGTCTCAATCATCAAAAAGCCGAAAATATTATTAACTATCGACAAAATAATGGACCTTTCCGTACAAGAAAGGAGCTACTTCGAGTCAAGACGATCGGGAAACCTACATTTATACAATGCGCtgg atttattcgTATTGAACCCAAGAGTGTTGGTGGGAAACTAGAAAATGTACTCGATTGCACCTGGGTACATCCAGAAAGCTATACCGTCGCAATTag cttaATAAGACAATGTAACTTAGAACCAAACGATATTGGGAATCCTGGTTTTATCTCAGAAATAAAATCATTTGTGCATTCCAATCGAATCGACGTCCTTGCTCAACAATTCGATATACCTGCTGAGCGA TTGCAAATAGTTTTGAATGCCCTTCAAAGGCAGCTACTTCAAGACTACAGGCctgattttgaaagaaaaatgtttataaaggATATAACAAAACTTGATGATTTATTCATAGGACAAATTgttacag GTGAAGTAAGGAATATAGTATCTTATGGAGCATTTGTCAATATTGGACTTGGTAATGATGCGCTTATTCATAGAACTAAAATGAATGGTATGAAACTAAATTTAGGTGATAGAGTTTCTGCTTCAGTTATTGATCTCGATATTGCCAAAAAACGTGTATCGTTAAGGCTAGATGaagtgatttaa